The Streptomyces sp. NBC_00344 genome includes a window with the following:
- a CDS encoding MMPL family transporter, with translation MAAIARWCIRHRLLAVVLWLLALGGTAAAAAFAGSAYSNDYEAPGTESGRATALLDKGFHGRGGDSDTVVWHTDHGSVRASGVVQRMTQTLNRIDGLPGVASVGAAHISGDGRTAYATVTFTAQADEVPVDRVEAVVDTAKAAQAHGLRVELGGSAIALTQTTSAHTSEIAGVAVAAAVLFLAFGSFAASLLPIATALVGVGTAYAGIGLLGHAMTVADFAPMLGMLIGLGVGIDYALFIVTRHRKGLRSGLSVTEAATRAVSTTGRAVVFAGATVCIALLGMLILNLSFLDGVAVAACLTVLLTVAASVTLLPALLSFIGTRALSRRERRTLAEHGPRPELPTGLAARWSAFVERHPKLLGALAAAMMLVLALPTFGLHLGTSDQGNSPQGTTTRQAYDLLGEGFGPGANGPLTLVARLEGPGDRIALGRLPVLLRGTADIASVSRITYNGSGDTAVLTVVPDSAPQSSRTSDLVDRLREDVLPGVESGTSLDVHVGGVTASYDDFAQVIVGKLPLFIGVVTGLGCLLLLFAFRSVGIPVKAAVMNVAAVASAFGVVTAVFQWGWGSELLGLGRAGPIEPFLPVIMVSVLFGLSMDYQVFLVSRMYEEWLETGDNRRAVRVGLAETSRVINSAAVIMISVFLAFVLSGDRVIAMFGIALAAAVALDAFVLRTLLVPALMHLLGGANWWLPGWLDRRLPRLSIEPPGRRSRGKIPGQPTTVAEEMHVRDIAG, from the coding sequence TTGGCAGCCATCGCCCGGTGGTGCATCAGGCACCGACTTCTCGCCGTTGTGCTCTGGCTCCTCGCTCTGGGGGGCACGGCGGCCGCCGCCGCGTTCGCCGGATCCGCCTACTCCAACGACTACGAGGCGCCGGGTACCGAGTCCGGCCGGGCCACCGCCCTGCTCGACAAGGGCTTCCACGGCCGGGGCGGCGACAGTGACACCGTCGTCTGGCACACGGACCACGGCAGCGTCCGGGCGTCCGGCGTCGTCCAGCGGATGACGCAGACCCTGAACCGGATCGACGGCCTCCCCGGGGTCGCGTCCGTCGGTGCGGCGCACATCAGCGGGGACGGCCGCACCGCGTACGCCACGGTCACCTTCACGGCGCAGGCCGACGAGGTCCCGGTGGACCGGGTCGAGGCCGTCGTCGACACCGCGAAGGCGGCGCAGGCACACGGACTGCGGGTCGAACTCGGGGGCAGCGCGATCGCGCTCACCCAGACGACCAGTGCGCACACCAGTGAGATCGCGGGCGTCGCGGTCGCCGCCGCGGTCCTCTTTCTGGCGTTCGGTTCGTTCGCCGCCAGTCTGCTGCCCATCGCCACCGCGCTCGTGGGGGTGGGCACCGCGTACGCCGGGATCGGACTGCTCGGTCACGCCATGACCGTCGCCGACTTCGCCCCGATGCTCGGGATGCTGATCGGGCTCGGGGTCGGTATCGACTACGCCCTGTTCATCGTGACCAGACACCGCAAGGGACTGCGCAGCGGGCTCTCCGTCACCGAGGCCGCCACTCGGGCGGTGAGCACCACAGGGCGCGCGGTCGTCTTCGCCGGCGCGACGGTGTGCATCGCGCTGCTCGGGATGCTGATCCTGAACCTGAGCTTCCTCGACGGTGTCGCGGTCGCCGCCTGCCTCACCGTGCTGCTTACCGTGGCCGCCTCGGTGACCCTGCTGCCCGCCCTGCTGTCGTTCATCGGCACCCGTGCGCTGAGCCGCCGGGAGCGGCGCACACTCGCCGAACACGGCCCGCGGCCGGAACTGCCCACCGGGCTCGCCGCCCGGTGGTCGGCGTTCGTGGAGCGGCACCCCAAGCTGCTGGGTGCGCTGGCGGCCGCGATGATGCTGGTCCTCGCGCTGCCGACGTTCGGTCTCCACCTGGGCACATCAGATCAGGGCAACAGCCCGCAGGGCACCACCACTCGGCAGGCCTACGATCTGCTCGGTGAGGGGTTCGGGCCGGGCGCCAACGGGCCGCTCACCCTGGTGGCCCGGCTCGAAGGCCCGGGGGACCGGATCGCACTTGGCCGGCTGCCCGTGCTGCTCCGCGGTACCGCGGATATCGCATCGGTCAGCCGCATCACCTACAACGGCAGCGGCGACACCGCCGTACTCACCGTCGTCCCGGACTCGGCTCCGCAGTCGAGCAGGACCAGCGATCTCGTCGACCGGCTCCGTGAGGATGTCCTGCCGGGGGTGGAGAGCGGCACGTCGCTCGATGTCCATGTCGGTGGCGTCACCGCGAGCTACGACGACTTCGCTCAGGTCATCGTGGGCAAGCTGCCGCTCTTCATCGGTGTGGTCACCGGGCTCGGCTGTCTGCTGCTGCTCTTCGCCTTCCGGTCGGTAGGCATTCCGGTCAAGGCCGCGGTCATGAACGTGGCGGCCGTGGCCTCGGCCTTCGGTGTGGTGACCGCGGTCTTCCAGTGGGGATGGGGGAGCGAACTGCTCGGGCTCGGCAGAGCGGGCCCGATAGAACCGTTCCTGCCCGTGATCATGGTTTCGGTCCTCTTCGGGCTCTCCATGGACTACCAGGTCTTCCTGGTGAGCCGGATGTACGAGGAGTGGCTGGAGACCGGTGACAACCGGCGCGCTGTGCGGGTCGGCCTCGCCGAGACCAGCCGAGTGATCAACTCGGCGGCCGTGATCATGATCTCGGTCTTCCTGGCCTTCGTCCTCAGCGGCGACCGGGTGATCGCCATGTTCGGCATCGCGCTCGCCGCGGCTGTCGCACTCGACGCCTTCGTCCTCCGCACTCTTCTGGTGCCGGCCCTGATGCATCTGCTGGGCGGTGCCAACTGGTGGCTGCCCGGCTGGCTGGACCGGCGTCTGCCGCGCCTCAGTATCGAGCCCCCCGGACGCAGGTCCCGTGGGAAGATTCCCGGACAGCCGACGACGGTGGCCGAGGAGATGCATGTACGCGATATCGCTGGGTGA
- a CDS encoding RNA-binding S4 domain-containing protein produces MAAEEGTVRLDTWIWSVRLTKTRSQAAAACRAGHARLNGERVKPAHGVQVGDEVRLFHAGRERIVKVVRLVRKRVGPPVAAECYVDNSPPPPPREATVDVPVRDRGAGRPTKRDRREMEQLRGDLRAR; encoded by the coding sequence ATGGCTGCAGAAGAGGGGACCGTACGGCTGGACACCTGGATCTGGTCGGTGCGCCTCACCAAGACTCGTTCGCAGGCCGCCGCGGCCTGCCGCGCCGGACATGCCCGGCTGAACGGCGAGCGCGTCAAACCGGCCCACGGAGTGCAGGTGGGCGACGAGGTCCGGCTGTTCCATGCCGGCCGCGAGCGGATCGTCAAGGTAGTACGCCTGGTGCGCAAGCGGGTCGGCCCGCCGGTCGCCGCGGAATGCTACGTCGACAACAGCCCGCCGCCACCGCCGCGCGAGGCCACGGTCGACGTCCCGGTGCGTGATCGGGGTGCCGGACGGCCCACCAAGCGGGACAGGCGCGAGATGGAGCAGCTGAGGGGCGATCTCAGGGCGCGTTAG
- a CDS encoding SLC13 family permease, translated as MNTLSAEIVSAALLLAVLAFAVARPQGRPEAAAAVPAAALVVGLGAVSPSEAWEQTRTLLPVVGFLAAVLVLSQLCADDGLFAAAGDFVARLCVGRPVRLLGGVFGVAAVVTAVLSLDATVVLLTPVIFATAARVGARPRPHVYACAHLANSASLLLPVSNLTNLLAFTASGLSFSRFAGLMALPWLAAIAVEYLVFRRFFATDLAAGAHAPDAAERTRTPVFTLVVVGLTLAGFVLTSFAGAEPVWAALAGTLVLAVRALLRKRTTATALVRDANPFFCLFVLALGVVVKAVVDNGLGDGIGRLLPDGASLPALLAVAGVAAVLANVINNLPAILALLPVVGPAGPGPVLAALIGVNIGPNLTYVGSLATLLWRRIMNEHGSEPELGTFSRLGLLTVPATLAVSAAALWGALSVIGV; from the coding sequence CTGAACACCCTCTCCGCGGAGATCGTCTCCGCAGCCCTGCTGCTCGCCGTACTCGCCTTCGCCGTCGCCCGCCCGCAGGGCCGCCCCGAGGCAGCCGCAGCTGTCCCAGCGGCCGCGCTCGTCGTCGGCCTCGGAGCCGTCTCGCCGTCCGAGGCCTGGGAGCAGACACGCACCCTGCTGCCGGTGGTGGGCTTCCTCGCGGCGGTGCTCGTGCTTTCCCAGCTCTGCGCCGACGACGGGCTGTTCGCGGCAGCCGGCGACTTCGTGGCGCGGCTCTGCGTGGGGCGGCCGGTGCGGCTGCTCGGCGGGGTGTTCGGCGTCGCGGCGGTCGTGACCGCCGTACTGAGCCTGGACGCCACCGTGGTGCTGCTCACCCCGGTGATCTTCGCGACGGCCGCGCGGGTCGGCGCCCGTCCGCGCCCGCATGTCTATGCCTGTGCCCATCTCGCCAACTCGGCCTCCCTGCTGCTGCCGGTCTCCAACCTCACCAACCTGCTGGCGTTCACCGCGAGCGGCCTGAGCTTCAGCCGGTTCGCCGGGCTGATGGCGCTGCCCTGGCTGGCCGCCATCGCCGTCGAGTACCTGGTCTTCCGTCGCTTCTTCGCCACTGATCTGGCGGCGGGCGCCCATGCGCCCGATGCGGCTGAACGGACCAGGACGCCGGTTTTCACCCTGGTGGTGGTCGGGCTGACGCTGGCCGGTTTCGTGCTGACCTCGTTCGCGGGCGCTGAACCGGTGTGGGCCGCCCTCGCCGGCACCCTGGTGCTCGCGGTCCGCGCCCTGCTGCGGAAACGGACCACCGCAACGGCGCTGGTGCGCGACGCCAACCCGTTCTTCTGCCTCTTCGTCCTGGCACTGGGCGTCGTGGTTAAAGCGGTCGTCGACAACGGGCTCGGCGACGGCATCGGACGGCTGCTGCCGGACGGCGCCTCGCTGCCGGCGCTGCTCGCGGTGGCCGGGGTGGCGGCCGTGCTGGCCAATGTCATCAACAACCTGCCGGCGATCCTGGCGCTGCTGCCGGTGGTGGGCCCCGCCGGCCCCGGGCCCGTCCTTGCCGCGCTGATCGGGGTGAACATCGGCCCCAATCTGACCTATGTCGGATCGCTCGCCACGCTGCTGTGGCGCCGGATCATGAACGAACACGGGAGCGAACCGGAGCTCGGAACCTTCTCGCGGCTCGGTCTGCTGACCGTGCCGGCGACCCTGGCCGTCTCGGCGGCGGCGCTCTGGGGGGCGCTGTCCGTGATCGGGGTGTGA
- the gatB gene encoding Asp-tRNA(Asn)/Glu-tRNA(Gln) amidotransferase subunit GatB — MTVTELAPYEEALATYDPVMGLEVHVELGTRTKMFCGCSTELGAEPNSQTCPTCLGLPGSLPVVNAIGVESAVKIGLALNCEIAEWCRFARKNYFYPDMPKNFQTSQYDEPIAFNGYLDVQLEDGEVFRVQIERAHMEEDTGKSLHVGGATGRIHGASHSLLDYNRAGIPLIEIVTKPIEGAGERAPEVAKAYVAELRELIKALGVSEARMEQGQMRCDVNLSLRLHGVEKLGTRSETKNVNSLRSVERAARFEIQRHAAVLNSGGSIVQETRHFHEEDGSTTAGRIKDNAEDYRYFPEPDLVPVAPARDWVEELRAGLPEMPRARRNRLREEWGVSEFDMQSILNAGAIAPIVATIEAGAPADQARKWWMGELARNANESGRELTALPITPEQVARVSALVASGDLNDKLARQVIDGVLAGEGGPDEVVDKRGLKVVSDDSALGAAVDEAIASNAAIADKIRSGKVAAAGALVGAVMKATRGQADAARVRELILEKLGAEG, encoded by the coding sequence GTGACCGTCACTGAACTCGCGCCGTACGAGGAAGCCCTCGCGACGTACGACCCCGTCATGGGCCTCGAAGTCCATGTCGAGCTCGGCACCAGGACCAAGATGTTCTGCGGCTGTTCGACCGAGCTGGGTGCCGAGCCCAACTCGCAGACCTGCCCCACCTGCCTCGGCCTGCCCGGCTCGCTACCGGTCGTCAATGCGATCGGCGTGGAGTCCGCAGTCAAGATCGGCCTCGCGCTGAACTGCGAGATCGCCGAGTGGTGCCGTTTCGCCCGGAAGAACTACTTCTATCCGGACATGCCGAAGAACTTCCAGACCTCCCAGTACGACGAGCCGATCGCCTTCAACGGTTATCTGGACGTCCAGCTGGAGGACGGCGAGGTCTTCCGGGTGCAGATCGAGCGCGCCCACATGGAGGAGGACACCGGCAAGTCGTTGCACGTCGGCGGCGCCACCGGCCGTATCCACGGTGCGTCCCATTCGCTGCTCGACTACAACCGTGCCGGTATCCCGCTCATCGAGATCGTCACCAAGCCGATCGAGGGCGCCGGCGAGCGGGCCCCCGAGGTGGCGAAGGCGTACGTCGCGGAGCTGCGCGAACTCATCAAGGCGCTCGGCGTCTCCGAGGCGCGGATGGAGCAGGGCCAGATGCGCTGCGACGTGAACCTGTCGCTGCGTCTGCACGGTGTCGAGAAGCTGGGCACCCGCTCGGAGACGAAGAACGTCAACTCGCTCCGTTCGGTGGAGCGTGCCGCCCGTTTCGAGATCCAGCGGCACGCGGCGGTGCTGAACTCCGGCGGCTCGATCGTGCAGGAGACCCGGCACTTCCACGAGGAGGACGGCTCGACCACGGCCGGCCGCATCAAGGACAACGCCGAGGACTACCGGTACTTCCCGGAGCCCGACCTGGTCCCCGTCGCGCCGGCGCGCGACTGGGTCGAGGAGCTGCGGGCCGGACTGCCCGAGATGCCGCGGGCTCGCCGGAACCGGCTGCGCGAGGAGTGGGGCGTTTCCGAGTTCGACATGCAGTCGATCCTCAACGCCGGCGCCATCGCTCCGATTGTCGCCACGATCGAGGCAGGCGCCCCCGCGGACCAGGCCCGCAAGTGGTGGATGGGCGAGCTGGCCCGTAACGCCAACGAGTCCGGTCGTGAGCTCACCGCGCTGCCGATCACGCCCGAGCAGGTCGCCCGGGTTTCCGCGCTCGTCGCGTCCGGTGACCTCAACGACAAGCTGGCGCGCCAGGTCATCGATGGAGTGCTCGCCGGTGAAGGCGGTCCGGACGAGGTCGTGGACAAGCGCGGCCTGAAGGTCGTATCGGACGACAGCGCGCTGGGGGCCGCGGTCGACGAGGCGATCGCCTCGAACGCGGCGATCGCCGACAAGATCCGCAGCGGCAAGGTGGCGGCTGCGGGCGCACTGGTCGGAGCGGTCATGAAGGCCACCCGGGGACAGGCCGACGCGGCACGGGTGCGCGAGCTGATCCTGGAGAAGCTCGGGGCCGAGGGCTGA
- the gatA gene encoding Asp-tRNA(Asn)/Glu-tRNA(Gln) amidotransferase subunit GatA, producing the protein MKDSTDSTDSIIRLTAAGTAARIASGELSAVEVAEAHLARIEAVDEKVHAFLHVDREGALAQARAVDAKRERGEKLGPLAGVPLALKDIFTTKGVPTTVGSKILEGWLPPYDATLTQRLKAADVVILGKTNMDEFAMGSSTENSAYGPTGNPWDLTRIPGGSGGGSSAALASYQAPLAIGTDTGGSIRQPAAVTGTVGVKPTYGAVSRYGMVAFSSSLDQGGPCARTVLDTALLHEVIAGHDPLDSTSIDAPVPPVVEAARNGSVTGMRVGVVKQFRGEGYQAGVIQRFDESVELLKALGAEIVELDCPSFDLALSAYYLIAPSECSSNLARFDAMRYGLRVGDDGTKSAEDVTALSREAGFGDEVKRRIILGTYALSSGYYDAYYGSAQKVRTLITQDFEKAFEQVDVIVSPTTPTTAFPIGERADDPMAMYLADLCTIPTNLAGNAAMSLPCGLAPEDGLPVGLQIIAPAMKDDRLYKVGAAVEAAFVEKWGHPLLEEAPSL; encoded by the coding sequence ATGAAGGACAGTACAGACAGCACGGACAGCATTATCAGGCTCACTGCGGCTGGGACGGCTGCGAGGATTGCCTCGGGTGAGTTGTCGGCGGTCGAGGTGGCCGAGGCTCATCTGGCGCGGATCGAGGCGGTGGACGAGAAGGTTCACGCGTTTTTGCATGTGGACCGTGAGGGTGCGCTGGCGCAGGCGCGTGCGGTGGATGCGAAGCGGGAGCGGGGTGAGAAGCTCGGTCCGCTGGCCGGGGTTCCGCTCGCTCTCAAGGACATCTTCACGACGAAGGGTGTGCCGACCACGGTCGGTTCGAAGATCCTCGAGGGGTGGCTTCCGCCGTACGACGCGACGCTGACGCAGCGGTTGAAGGCCGCTGATGTGGTGATCCTCGGCAAGACCAACATGGACGAGTTCGCGATGGGCTCGTCCACCGAGAACAGCGCCTACGGCCCCACTGGCAACCCCTGGGACCTCACCCGTATCCCCGGCGGTTCGGGCGGCGGCTCCAGCGCCGCGCTCGCTTCATACCAGGCGCCGCTGGCGATCGGTACGGACACCGGCGGCTCGATCCGCCAGCCCGCAGCCGTCACCGGCACCGTCGGCGTCAAGCCGACCTACGGCGCCGTCTCCCGCTACGGCATGGTGGCGTTCTCGTCCTCCCTCGACCAGGGCGGGCCGTGCGCGCGTACGGTGCTGGACACAGCTCTGCTGCACGAGGTCATCGCCGGCCATGACCCGCTCGACTCGACGTCCATCGACGCACCGGTCCCGCCGGTCGTCGAGGCCGCACGCAACGGCTCGGTGACCGGAATGCGGGTCGGCGTCGTCAAGCAGTTCCGCGGTGAGGGCTATCAGGCCGGTGTCATCCAGCGCTTCGACGAGTCCGTCGAGCTCCTCAAGGCGCTGGGCGCCGAGATCGTGGAGCTGGACTGCCCGTCGTTCGACCTGGCGCTTTCGGCCTATTACCTGATCGCTCCGTCGGAGTGCAGTTCGAACCTGGCCCGTTTCGATGCCATGCGGTACGGGCTGCGGGTGGGTGACGACGGGACGAAGTCGGCCGAGGACGTCACCGCGCTGTCCCGTGAGGCGGGCTTCGGTGACGAGGTCAAGCGCCGCATCATCCTGGGTACCTACGCGCTCAGCTCCGGGTACTACGACGCGTACTACGGCAGCGCCCAGAAGGTCCGCACCCTCATCACGCAGGACTTCGAGAAGGCATTCGAGCAGGTCGACGTCATCGTCTCGCCGACCACGCCCACCACCGCCTTCCCGATCGGTGAGCGTGCCGACGACCCGATGGCGATGTACCTTGCGGACCTGTGCACCATCCCGACCAACCTGGCCGGCAACGCCGCCATGTCGTTGCCGTGCGGTCTGGCCCCCGAGGACGGACTCCCGGTCGGGCTGCAGATCATCGCCCCCGCCATGAAGGACGACCGGCTGTACAAGGTCGGAGCCGCCGTAGAGGCGGCCTTCGTGGAAAAGTGGGGGCACCCGCTGCTCGAGGAGGCTCCGTCGTTGTGA
- the gatC gene encoding Asp-tRNA(Asn)/Glu-tRNA(Gln) amidotransferase subunit GatC translates to MPGITREEVAHLARLARLELKDEELDHFAGQLDDILGAVARVSEVADQDVPPTSHPLPLTNVMRADEVRPSLTPEQALSGAPAQEQRRFKVPQILGED, encoded by the coding sequence ATGCCTGGCATTACGCGCGAGGAGGTTGCTCACCTCGCACGGCTGGCACGTCTGGAGCTGAAGGACGAAGAGCTTGATCACTTCGCCGGACAGCTCGATGACATTCTCGGCGCGGTAGCCCGCGTTTCCGAGGTTGCCGACCAAGATGTTCCGCCGACGTCTCATCCGCTGCCGTTGACGAATGTCATGCGGGCGGACGAGGTTCGTCCTTCGCTCACTCCGGAGCAGGCGCTCTCCGGTGCTCCGGCTCAGGAGCAGCGGCGTTTCAAGGTGCCGCAGATTCTGGGGGAGGACTAA
- a CDS encoding putative bifunctional diguanylate cyclase/phosphodiesterase yields the protein MNPTERADADSRMRGFGHLASQLPAFPGVVGAAALVLAGGLCHAVRADRALFPDGGTGWALAVLTGIIVGHLVALGRDRWWGGTGSGASLTLAVLLLYGWMPAVLVSLAVVVLVGAARSHRWRQGLLHGSSDILGIGAAALVLAAFGETPTVQNPWRPLDWGIGSALEVALAAAAYLTVTRVLLWSALVPQGGGLPTAARTALTRQGLVGVALLGIAPLICVVAMSVPVLLPLFAVPLIALDSTLWIARARAEEQLRDPLTGLPNRQWLLERTWAALEDAERGGLRSALVLIDLDRFRSVNDTLGHLAGDRLLLQIADRLQLALPRGAEAARLGGDEFAVLLPTADSATSVMRIARHLVAELGSPLDLDGLTLVLEASAGVAVFPDHALDAEGLLRRADVAMYQAKRDRTGVEVYESKRDSNTPDRLGLLGDLRRALDAGDVELHYQPKVQFDGQVAGLEALVRWVHPERGTVPPDEFIAIAESSGLMPHLTEYVLETALAQVAVWREQGLKVPVAVNVSPRDVHTPGFAGAVAARLARHGVPPGALQLEITEHVLLEDPQRAADTLAGLTAHGVKMSLDDFGTGYSSLVHLRRLPVSELKIDRSFVARLAVDNEDAEIVRCTIDLAHSLGLVVVAEGVEDDVTWERLRDLRCDAVQGWLVAAAMPPEEATAWLLARGSRGWQRPAELAAAAAAAEKEKRPSAQIVLHSRPGGPPQPR from the coding sequence ATGAATCCGACCGAGAGGGCCGACGCGGACTCGCGAATGCGCGGCTTCGGGCACCTGGCATCGCAACTGCCCGCCTTCCCCGGGGTGGTGGGCGCGGCCGCCCTCGTCCTGGCGGGCGGCCTCTGTCACGCCGTGCGGGCCGACCGAGCGCTGTTCCCCGATGGCGGCACCGGCTGGGCGCTGGCCGTGCTCACCGGCATCATCGTCGGGCATCTGGTCGCGCTCGGCCGCGACCGCTGGTGGGGCGGCACCGGTTCGGGTGCCTCGCTGACCCTGGCCGTGCTGCTGCTCTACGGCTGGATGCCGGCCGTGCTGGTCAGCCTTGCCGTGGTCGTGCTGGTCGGGGCGGCTCGCAGCCATCGCTGGCGACAGGGGCTGCTGCACGGATCGTCGGACATCCTGGGCATCGGCGCCGCCGCGCTCGTGCTCGCCGCATTCGGCGAGACGCCGACCGTGCAGAACCCCTGGCGGCCACTCGACTGGGGTATCGGTTCCGCGCTGGAAGTCGCACTTGCCGCCGCGGCCTATCTGACCGTCACCCGGGTGCTGCTCTGGTCCGCGCTCGTGCCCCAGGGCGGCGGACTTCCGACGGCTGCCCGTACGGCTCTGACCAGACAGGGCCTCGTCGGCGTCGCGCTCCTGGGGATCGCCCCGCTGATCTGTGTGGTCGCGATGTCGGTTCCGGTGCTGCTGCCGCTCTTCGCGGTACCGCTGATCGCGCTGGACTCCACGCTCTGGATCGCCAGAGCCAGGGCGGAGGAGCAACTGCGTGACCCGCTGACAGGACTGCCCAACCGTCAGTGGCTGCTCGAGAGGACCTGGGCAGCGCTCGAGGACGCGGAGCGGGGCGGCTTACGCTCCGCACTGGTGCTGATCGATCTCGACCGGTTCCGTTCGGTCAATGACACCCTCGGTCACCTCGCAGGTGACCGGTTGCTCCTGCAGATCGCGGACCGGCTGCAGTTGGCGCTGCCGCGTGGAGCGGAGGCCGCGCGGCTGGGCGGTGACGAATTCGCGGTGCTGCTGCCCACGGCCGACTCGGCGACCAGCGTGATGCGGATCGCCCGTCATCTGGTGGCCGAACTGGGGTCGCCGCTCGACCTCGACGGACTGACGCTGGTGCTCGAGGCGAGCGCCGGCGTCGCTGTCTTCCCAGACCATGCGCTGGACGCCGAAGGCCTGCTGCGGCGGGCGGATGTGGCGATGTACCAGGCGAAGCGCGACCGCACCGGTGTCGAGGTGTACGAGTCCAAGCGCGACTCCAACACCCCTGACCGTCTCGGCCTGCTGGGCGATCTCCGGCGCGCGCTGGACGCGGGTGACGTGGAGCTGCACTACCAGCCGAAGGTCCAGTTCGACGGTCAGGTGGCGGGACTCGAGGCGCTGGTGCGCTGGGTGCACCCCGAGCGCGGCACGGTACCGCCGGACGAGTTCATCGCGATCGCCGAGTCGTCCGGGCTGATGCCGCATCTGACGGAGTACGTGCTGGAGACCGCGCTCGCCCAGGTCGCGGTGTGGCGGGAGCAGGGGCTGAAGGTCCCGGTGGCCGTCAACGTCTCGCCGCGCGATGTCCACACGCCGGGTTTCGCCGGCGCGGTAGCGGCGCGGCTGGCCCGGCACGGAGTGCCCCCGGGAGCGCTCCAACTGGAGATAACCGAACATGTCCTCCTCGAGGATCCGCAGCGGGCCGCCGACACACTGGCCGGTCTCACCGCCCACGGCGTGAAGATGTCACTGGACGACTTCGGGACCGGTTATTCCTCGCTGGTCCACCTGCGCCGGCTACCGGTGAGCGAACTGAAGATCGACCGTTCTTTCGTGGCCCGTCTCGCCGTGGACAACGAAGACGCCGAGATCGTCCGCTGCACCATCGACCTGGCCCACTCGCTGGGGCTGGTCGTCGTGGCCGAGGGCGTGGAGGACGACGTGACCTGGGAGCGTCTGCGCGATCTGCGCTGCGATGCGGTCCAGGGCTGGCTGGTGGCGGCCGCGATGCCTCCGGAGGAGGCCACCGCCTGGCTGCTGGCGCGTGGGTCGCGCGGGTGGCAGCGGCCGGCGGAGCTCGCCGCAGCGGCCGCGGCGGCGGAGAAGGAGAAGCGGCCGTCCGCCCAGATAGTTCTGCACAGCAGGCCGGGCGGACCCCCGCAACCACGTTAG